Proteins from one Solenopsis invicta isolate M01_SB chromosome 11, UNIL_Sinv_3.0, whole genome shotgun sequence genomic window:
- the LOC105196968 gene encoding uncharacterized protein LOC105196968 translates to MEAHVRNVNGSMNIAPTEVYMSTSKTSLTVEEEDAIVTLVVVVIGIIVAIVILFSMGIFIDCKHQEKDSRKRRRLKLKMPQLARCRKDDVKVLTTNMCPNGVGDTAFMARDAIV, encoded by the exons ATGGAAGCGCACGTTAGAAATGTGAACGGTAGCATGAACATCGCTCCGACAGAAG TGTACATGTCCACGTCAAAGACATCTCTCACCGTCGAGGAAGAGGACGCGATCGTAACATTGGTTGTCGTTGTGATCGGCATCATCGTGGCTATAGTGATACTGTTTTCGATGGGTATCTTCATAGACTGCAAACATCA AGAGAAAGATTCTAGAAAGAGGAGAAGACTGAAACTGAAAATGCCGCAGCTTGCAAGATGCCGGAAAGATGACGTAAAAGTTTTGACTACAAATATGTGCCCCAATGGCGTCGGCGATACCGCGTTCATGGCAAGGGATGCTATAGTTTGA